One window from the genome of Candoia aspera isolate rCanAsp1 chromosome 15, rCanAsp1.hap2, whole genome shotgun sequence encodes:
- the SPPL3 gene encoding signal peptide peptidase-like 3 yields the protein MAEQTYSWAYSLVDSSQVSTFLISILLIVYGSFRSLNMDFENQDKEKDSSSSAGPFNGSSTNNSIQTIDSTQALFLPIGASVSLLVMFFFFDSVQVVFTICTAVLATIAFAFLLLPMCQYLTRPCSPQNKISFGCCGRFTAAELLSFSLSVMLVLIWVLTGHWLLMDALAMGLCVAMIAFVRLPSLKVSCLLLSGLLIYDVFWVFFSAYIFNSNVMVKVATQPADNPLDVLSRKLHLGPNVGRDVPRLSLPGKLVFPSSTGSHFSMLGIGDIVMPGLLLCFVLRYDNYKKQANGDSCGTPGPGNISGRMQKVSYFHCTLIGYFVGLLTATVASRIHRAAQPALLYLVPFTLLPLLTMAYLKGDLRRMWSEPFHSKSSSSRFLEV from the exons GGCTTACTCCCTTGTGGACTCAAGTCAAGTATCTACGTTCCTAATTTCCATTCTTCTCATTGTTTATGGCAGCTTCAG GTCCCTGAACATGGACTTTGAGAATCAAGACAAGGAAAAGGACAGCAGCAGCTCCGCTGGGCCCTTCAATGGCAGTAGCACCAATAACA GCATCCAGACCATCGATTCGACACAGGCGCTCTTCCTACCCATTGGGGCATCCGTGTCTCTCCTGGTTATGTTCTTCTTCTTTGACTCAGTTCAGGTGGTTTTTACAATATGCACAGCAG tCCTTGCGACAATAGCCTTTGCTTTCCTCCTGCTCCCAATGTGCCAGTATTTAACACGACCTTGTTCACCTCAAAACAA GATTTCCTTTGGCTGCTGTGGGCGTTTCACTGCTGCTGAgctgctctctttctctctctctgtgatgCTCGTCCTTATCTGGGTCTTAACTGGACATTGGCTTCTCATGGATG CTCTGGCAATGGGCCTCTGTGTTGCGATGATTGCCTTTGTCCGGCTGCCGAGCCTTAAGGTCTCCTGTCTGCTGCTGTCGGGGCTGTTAATTTATGATGTCTTTTGg gtcttcttttcTGCCTACATCTTCAATAGCAATGTTATGGTGAAAGTGGCCACACAGCCGGCAGATAACCCTCTTGATGTTTTATCTCGGAAGCTTCACCTTGGACCCAATGTTGGTCGAGATGTCCCCCGCTTGTCACTGCCTGGTAAACTTGTCTTTCCAAG TTCCACAGGCAGTCATTTTTCCATGCTGGGAATTGGAGACATTGTGATGCCAGGCCTCCTGCTTTGCTTTGTTCTGCGTTACGACAACTACAAAAAGCAAGCTAACGGTGATTCCTGTGGCACACCAGGTCCTGGGAATATTTCTGGCCGGATGCAAAAGGTCTCCTACTTCCATTGCACTCTCATTGGATACTTTGTAG GGCTCTTAACAGCGACAGTGGCATCGCGCATCCACCGGGCAGCCCAGCCGGCGCTGCTGTACCTGGTGCCCTTCACCTTGCTGCCGCTCCTCACTATGGCCTACTTAAAG